In one Ictalurus furcatus strain D&B chromosome 28, Billie_1.0, whole genome shotgun sequence genomic region, the following are encoded:
- the LOC128603290 gene encoding Golgi-associated plant pathogenesis-related protein 1-like, which translates to MSEEFLQAHNEYRGQHGAPPLTLNPNLNHSAQAWAENLLSIRTLKHSNTTHGENLYYKYSSPPKKITGRVAVDNWYNEIKKYDFKKPGFSSGIGHFTQVVWKDSKELGVGVATDGTTTFVVGHYSPAGNINNPGYFEKNVLPVH; encoded by the exons ATGTCAG AAGAGTTCCTGCAGGCTCACAATGAATACCGTGGGCAGCATGGAGCACCACCTCTTACACTGAATCCCAATCTAAATCATTCTGCTCAGGCATGGGCTGAGAACTTGCTATCGATCAGAACCCTAAAACATAGCAATACCACCCATGGAGAGAACCTGTACTATAAATACAGCTCACCACCCAAAAAAATTACAG GGCGTGTAGCGGTGGACAACtggtacaatgaaattaagaaatATGACTTCAAGAAACCAGGATTCAGCTCTGGAATAG GCCACTTCACACAGGTAGTATGGAAGGACTCTAAGGAGCTGGGTGTCGGGGTGGCTACAGATGGGACTACAACCTTTGTGGTGGGCCACTATTCACCAGCAGGCAATATCAACAATCCTGGCTACTTTGAGAAGAATGTCCTACCTGTCCATTAA